One part of the Rhodococcus oxybenzonivorans genome encodes these proteins:
- the rpmB gene encoding 50S ribosomal protein L28: MSAHCQVTGRRPGFGKSVSHSHKRTNRRWDPNIQKKTYLLPSEGRRITLTVSAKGIKTIDRDGIEAVVAKIRARGEKV, encoded by the coding sequence ATGTCGGCACATTGCCAAGTGACCGGACGCCGGCCAGGATTCGGCAAATCCGTATCGCACTCCCACAAGCGCACCAATCGGCGCTGGGATCCGAACATTCAGAAGAAGACATATCTTCTGCCCAGCGAGGGGCGGCGGATCACTCTCACCGTCTCCGCCAAGGGGATCAAAACCATCGACCGGGACGGAATCGAGGCCGTGGTTGCCAAGATCCGGGCCCGCGGAGAGAAGGTCTGA
- the rpmG gene encoding 50S ribosomal protein L33 has product MARNEIRPIVKLKSTAGTGYTYVTRKNRRNDPDRLVMKKYDPVVRRHVDFREEK; this is encoded by the coding sequence ATGGCCCGGAACGAAATCCGTCCGATCGTGAAGCTGAAGTCGACGGCGGGTACGGGATACACCTACGTCACCAGGAAGAACCGCCGCAACGACCCCGACCGACTGGTGATGAAGAAGTATGACCCCGTCGTCCGGCGCCACGTCGATTTCCGAGAAGAAAAGTAG
- a CDS encoding response regulator transcription factor has product MRILVVDDDRAVRESLRRSLSFNGYSVELAVDGIDALEKVAAARPDALVLDVMMPRLDGLEVCRRLRSTGDDLPILVLTARDSVSERVSGLDAGADDYLPKPFALEELLARLRALLRRAAPEPGIDSEKMTFEDLTLDPVTREVTRGERSISLTRTEFSLLEMLMANPRRVLTRGRILEEVWGYDFPTSGNALEVYVGYLRRKTEADGEPRLLHTVRGVGYVLRETPP; this is encoded by the coding sequence ATGCGCATTCTGGTGGTCGACGACGATCGGGCCGTGAGGGAGTCCTTGCGGCGGTCCCTGAGCTTCAACGGGTACTCGGTGGAACTGGCCGTCGACGGTATCGATGCGCTCGAGAAGGTGGCGGCCGCACGACCCGACGCGCTGGTGCTCGACGTGATGATGCCGCGCCTGGACGGCCTCGAAGTGTGCCGGCGGCTGCGGAGCACCGGTGACGACCTGCCGATCCTGGTTCTCACCGCGCGCGACTCCGTGTCGGAGCGGGTTTCGGGACTCGATGCGGGAGCCGACGACTATCTTCCCAAACCGTTTGCTCTCGAGGAACTGCTCGCCCGGCTGCGCGCTCTGCTACGCCGGGCGGCGCCCGAACCGGGAATCGACTCGGAGAAGATGACCTTCGAGGACCTGACCCTCGACCCGGTCACCAGGGAGGTGACGCGCGGCGAACGGTCCATCAGCCTCACCCGTACCGAGTTCTCGCTGTTGGAAATGTTGATGGCCAACCCGCGCCGGGTGCTCACCCGTGGCCGCATCCTCGAAGAAGTGTGGGGTTACGACTTCCCGACGTCGGGCAACGCCCTCGAAGTCTATGTGGGGTATCTGCGTCGCAAGACGGAGGCTGATGGGGAGCCGCGCCTGCTGCATACCGTTCGGGGCGTCGGCTACGTGCTGCGGGAGACTCCGCCGTGA
- a CDS encoding MogA/MoaB family molybdenum cofactor biosynthesis protein produces MNAGILGQVESVLNGATTVGTMDIEASLAGRALVVIVDDRTAHGDGKDSIGPLVTELLNEAGFIVDAIVAVAADEVEIRNALNTAVIGGVDLVVSVGGTGVSPRDVTPDVTAEVLDREIPGISEALRTSGLAAGSLDAGLSRGLAGVSGSTLVVNLASSRAAVRDGMATLTPLASHVITELSGLEG; encoded by the coding sequence ATGAACGCAGGGATCCTCGGGCAGGTCGAGTCCGTGTTGAACGGGGCCACTACGGTAGGGACCATGGATATCGAAGCCTCGCTGGCCGGCCGCGCGCTGGTAGTTATCGTCGACGACCGCACCGCCCACGGTGACGGCAAGGACTCCATCGGTCCGCTGGTCACTGAGTTGCTCAACGAGGCCGGGTTCATCGTCGACGCCATCGTCGCGGTGGCAGCCGACGAGGTCGAGATTCGCAACGCCCTCAACACCGCCGTCATCGGCGGGGTCGACCTCGTCGTCTCCGTCGGCGGTACGGGTGTCTCGCCACGTGACGTCACGCCCGACGTCACCGCGGAGGTACTCGACCGGGAGATTCCGGGAATCTCCGAAGCGCTGCGCACGTCCGGCCTCGCAGCAGGTTCCCTCGACGCCGGTTTGTCGCGCGGTCTCGCGGGTGTGTCGGGAAGCACGCTGGTGGTCAACCTGGCGTCTTCGCGCGCTGCCGTGCGAGACGGCATGGCGACGCTGACGCCTCTCGCGTCGCACGTCATCACCGAGCTGTCCGGTCTGGAAGGCTGA
- the rpsR gene encoding 30S ribosomal protein S18, translating to MAVKRAPSKKPRPVEGRKPKKNPLFAAKIEYVDYKDINLLRTFISDRGKIRSRRVTGLTPQQQRQVAVAVKNAREMALLPFTSR from the coding sequence ATGGCAGTCAAGAGAGCACCGTCGAAGAAGCCGCGTCCCGTCGAGGGACGCAAGCCGAAGAAGAACCCGTTGTTCGCGGCGAAGATCGAGTACGTCGATTACAAGGACATCAACCTTCTCCGCACGTTCATCTCCGATCGCGGCAAGATCCGTAGCCGCCGCGTGACGGGCCTGACCCCGCAGCAGCAGCGCCAGGTTGCCGTCGCCGTCAAGAACGCTCGCGAGATGGCCCTGCTGCCTTTCACCAGCCGGTAG
- the rpsN gene encoding 30S ribosomal protein S14, with protein MAKKSKIAKNEQRKIIVARYAERRAELKEVIRRPSSSDDERAQAQTALQRLPRDSSPVRLRNRDAADGRPRGHLRKFGLSRVRVREMAHRGELPGVHKSSW; from the coding sequence ATGGCGAAGAAGTCGAAGATCGCAAAGAACGAACAGCGCAAAATCATTGTTGCGCGCTACGCGGAGCGGCGGGCCGAACTGAAAGAGGTCATCCGCCGCCCGTCGAGCAGCGATGACGAGCGCGCGCAGGCGCAGACGGCACTGCAGCGTCTACCCCGGGACTCGAGTCCGGTACGATTGCGCAATCGAGACGCTGCGGATGGACGTCCGCGCGGCCACCTGAGGAAGTTCGGGCTCTCTCGCGTGCGTGTTCGCGAGATGGCACACCGCGGGGAGCTGCCAGGCGTCCACAAGTCGAGCTGGTAA
- the rpmF gene encoding 50S ribosomal protein L32: MAVPKRKMSRSNTRSRRSQWKAQVPELVEVTVGGTTHRVPRRLVKAVKLGLLDPADR, from the coding sequence ATGGCAGTACCCAAGCGCAAGATGTCGCGGTCCAACACGCGTAGTCGCAGGTCGCAGTGGAAGGCTCAGGTTCCCGAGCTGGTGGAGGTGACTGTCGGGGGAACCACCCACCGGGTACCCCGCCGGCTGGTGAAGGCCGTGAAGCTGGGCTTGCTGGACCCGGCTGACAGGTAG
- a CDS encoding type B 50S ribosomal protein L31 translates to MKPNIHPDYHPVVFQDASTGTTFLTRSTVTSDRTVEWADGNTYPLVVVDVTSESHPFWTGAQRVMDTAGRVEKFERRYGVRKRL, encoded by the coding sequence ATGAAACCGAACATCCACCCCGACTACCACCCCGTGGTCTTCCAGGACGCCAGCACCGGAACCACGTTCCTCACGCGGTCGACGGTGACCAGCGACCGCACCGTGGAGTGGGCGGACGGCAACACCTATCCGCTGGTGGTGGTGGACGTGACCAGTGAGTCGCACCCGTTCTGGACCGGCGCGCAACGCGTCATGGACACCGCGGGCCGCGTCGAGAAGTTCGAACGCCGGTATGGAGTGCGCAAGCGCCTGTGA
- a CDS encoding S1C family serine protease, producing the protein MTEDRNSSDSNSRDTGDQAARPIPGYQPTEQFPTTPHRPTGPGPQAYGSAGYQQSAPYGVPHQSTHQFGQPQHGSGPQQGAPTGSFPGHYGPASAATAKRPARTAIVVGAVALALVSGGIGGAVGSLATQRDGNGAAVTNSLDAPKNNTATPAANAPAGSVQAVANKVVPSVVQIEVATAGGSGGEGSGVVLSSDGLILTNNHVAGAAARGGKLTVAFSDGSTADATLVGADPVSDLAVIKASGKTDLTPIELGTSANVQVGQQVVAIGSPLGLAGTVTEGIISALNRPVSTSGESGNQNTVIDALQTDAAINPGNSGGALVNMDGQLIGINTAIASIGGTGAGEQGGSIGLGFAIPVDQARRIADELVDTGKATQAIIGIQVPSQDAANGATVVEVTPGGPAEKAGIPKGSVITKVDDRVITSGDALIAAIRSHAPGDTVSITYSDGNGSNTKTVDVTLGTAEQGGR; encoded by the coding sequence ATGACCGAAGATCGAAACAGTTCCGACAGCAACAGTCGCGACACCGGTGACCAGGCTGCCCGGCCCATTCCGGGCTACCAGCCGACTGAGCAGTTCCCGACCACGCCGCACCGCCCTACCGGACCGGGCCCGCAGGCCTACGGATCGGCGGGCTACCAGCAGAGCGCCCCGTACGGCGTTCCACATCAGTCCACACATCAGTTCGGGCAGCCGCAGCACGGCTCGGGACCCCAGCAGGGAGCGCCCACGGGGTCGTTCCCCGGTCACTACGGGCCGGCGTCGGCAGCGACGGCCAAGCGTCCCGCGCGGACGGCCATCGTCGTCGGGGCTGTCGCACTGGCGTTGGTGAGCGGCGGCATCGGCGGTGCCGTCGGTTCACTCGCTACCCAACGGGACGGCAACGGCGCGGCGGTCACCAATTCACTCGACGCTCCGAAGAACAACACCGCAACTCCCGCGGCCAACGCCCCGGCGGGCTCCGTGCAGGCCGTCGCGAACAAGGTGGTCCCGAGTGTCGTCCAGATCGAGGTCGCAACCGCCGGCGGATCCGGTGGGGAAGGGTCGGGGGTCGTGTTGTCCTCCGACGGTCTCATCCTCACCAACAATCACGTCGCCGGCGCGGCGGCGAGAGGGGGCAAGCTGACGGTGGCCTTCTCGGACGGCAGTACCGCGGACGCAACCCTGGTCGGCGCCGACCCGGTCTCCGACCTGGCTGTCATCAAGGCGTCGGGCAAAACGGATCTGACACCCATCGAACTGGGAACGTCCGCCAACGTCCAGGTGGGCCAGCAGGTGGTGGCGATCGGTTCGCCGCTCGGGCTGGCAGGCACGGTCACCGAGGGAATCATCTCCGCCCTCAACCGTCCGGTGTCGACCTCCGGTGAGTCGGGCAACCAGAACACCGTGATCGATGCCCTGCAAACCGACGCGGCGATCAACCCGGGCAACTCGGGTGGCGCTCTCGTGAACATGGACGGGCAGTTGATCGGGATCAACACGGCGATCGCGAGTATCGGCGGAACCGGAGCGGGGGAGCAGGGCGGCTCCATCGGCCTCGGATTTGCGATCCCGGTCGATCAGGCCCGCCGCATCGCCGACGAGTTGGTCGACACCGGCAAGGCCACGCAGGCCATCATCGGCATCCAGGTTCCGTCGCAGGATGCCGCCAACGGTGCCACCGTCGTCGAGGTGACGCCGGGCGGCCCGGCCGAGAAGGCCGGAATTCCGAAGGGGTCGGTGATCACCAAGGTCGACGACCGTGTCATCACCAGCGGTGACGCCCTCATCGCTGCCATCCGTTCCCACGCACCAGGAGACACAGTGTCCATTACGTACTCGGACGGAAACGGGTCGAACACCAAGACCGTCGATGTCACGCTGGGAACCGCAGAACAGGGCGGCCGATGA
- a CDS encoding DUF6153 family protein codes for MTPAARRRRAPTARIALLVTVAAAVLVMHSFTAASAPAHDGSLHAVAASYDPGTNHGHDCTGNECEQSHPNGHHCAGVVVVAPALTRATVPCVAGAEAPSPTSRVSVDRVQSGRGPPAWTVLSLAQLSILRV; via the coding sequence ATGACCCCGGCGGCGAGACGAAGGCGTGCGCCCACCGCACGCATTGCGTTGCTGGTCACGGTGGCGGCTGCGGTCCTTGTGATGCACAGTTTCACCGCCGCTTCCGCTCCGGCTCATGACGGTTCGTTGCATGCCGTGGCCGCCTCGTACGACCCCGGCACGAACCATGGCCACGACTGCACGGGAAACGAGTGCGAACAGTCGCACCCCAACGGACACCACTGCGCCGGCGTGGTCGTCGTGGCACCGGCGCTCACGCGTGCGACGGTGCCCTGCGTGGCCGGTGCCGAGGCGCCGTCGCCGACGTCGCGGGTAAGCGTCGACCGAGTGCAGTCCGGACGTGGACCACCGGCGTGGACCGTGTTGTCATTGGCGCAGCTGTCGATACTGCGGGTGTGA
- a CDS encoding serine hydrolase domain-containing protein, translating into MLRRTTILCALFCACVLTAVTAPATSALAPPSSGDPQLVSLAGHVLSRTYRENASVAYVDASGTRFAHFGAADDTEYEIGSLTKTFTAQLFVDAVARGEVREDTTVGELLPLRGAPVADVTLLELATHTSGLAQFPMTTDAVVAVGHWVSATNPFTYDREALLQQVQSAQLGSRGTYAYSTVGFALLGQALAAAAGTDYPSLLRERMLVPLGLSDTWLPLTAADLPADATRGFDVLHRSQEPWPLDAYAPAGGLRSTAADMAGYVRQLIDGTVPGSAAMDQRWIGNTYRALTWSVVPFEGREYTLHGGATGGFQCTVVLDRRGERGLVILTNTIGGLEQQGLDILSSL; encoded by the coding sequence ATGCTGCGTCGGACGACCATTTTGTGCGCGCTGTTCTGCGCCTGCGTTCTCACGGCGGTCACGGCTCCCGCTACGTCTGCGCTGGCGCCCCCGTCGAGCGGTGACCCGCAATTGGTGTCGCTCGCCGGACACGTTCTGAGCCGCACCTATCGCGAAAACGCCAGTGTCGCATACGTGGACGCGTCCGGAACCCGGTTCGCCCACTTCGGTGCGGCCGACGACACCGAGTACGAGATAGGTTCTCTCACCAAGACGTTCACCGCGCAGCTGTTCGTCGACGCGGTGGCGCGCGGTGAGGTGCGGGAGGACACCACCGTCGGAGAATTGCTGCCGCTGCGGGGTGCGCCGGTCGCCGACGTGACCCTGCTCGAATTGGCCACGCACACGTCGGGACTGGCACAGTTTCCGATGACCACCGATGCCGTTGTGGCGGTGGGCCACTGGGTGTCCGCGACCAATCCCTTCACATACGACCGGGAGGCGCTGCTGCAGCAGGTGCAGTCGGCGCAGCTCGGCAGTCGCGGAACCTACGCGTATTCGACGGTCGGTTTCGCGTTGCTCGGTCAGGCGTTGGCCGCGGCAGCCGGCACCGACTATCCGTCGCTCCTACGCGAACGGATGCTGGTACCGCTCGGGTTGTCGGATACCTGGTTACCGCTGACTGCGGCAGACCTGCCCGCCGACGCCACCCGCGGATTCGACGTACTGCATCGATCGCAGGAACCGTGGCCGCTCGACGCCTACGCTCCCGCCGGCGGGCTGCGGTCCACGGCGGCGGATATGGCGGGCTACGTACGGCAGCTTATCGACGGCACGGTGCCGGGCAGCGCCGCGATGGACCAGCGGTGGATCGGCAACACCTACCGGGCATTGACGTGGTCGGTGGTGCCGTTCGAGGGGCGCGAGTACACGCTCCACGGCGGGGCGACGGGCGGCTTCCAGTGCACCGTGGTTCTCGATCGGCGCGGCGAGCGCGGATTGGTCATCCTCACCAACACCATCGGTGGCCTCGAGCAGCAGGGGCTCGATATCCTGTCGTCGCTCTGA
- a CDS encoding trimeric intracellular cation channel family protein codes for MLLYILELVGIAAFAASGALVGVTKRLDIFGVCVVGVFTGIGGGIVRDLLLDIHPPTSLGSWPNFGTALGTSLLVFFLHSALSRLRREILVLDAVGMGLFASTGAVIALEHGASPLASCLIGGTAAIGGGILRDVLVNEVPLLLHRDLYAIPALLGSALVVVSSELGSGPNAALIAGTALASVLRLLALWRKWSLPGPRIVE; via the coding sequence GTGCTGCTCTACATCCTCGAACTGGTGGGCATCGCGGCGTTTGCGGCGTCGGGTGCCCTGGTGGGCGTGACGAAGCGGCTCGACATCTTCGGGGTGTGCGTGGTCGGTGTCTTCACCGGTATCGGTGGCGGCATCGTCCGCGACCTCCTGCTGGACATCCATCCGCCCACGTCGCTGGGGAGCTGGCCCAACTTCGGCACTGCCCTCGGCACGTCGTTGCTGGTGTTCTTCCTGCACTCGGCGCTTAGCCGACTGCGCCGCGAGATTCTCGTGCTCGACGCGGTGGGTATGGGCTTGTTCGCGAGTACGGGTGCGGTGATTGCACTCGAGCACGGCGCGAGCCCGCTGGCCTCGTGCCTGATCGGGGGCACGGCGGCCATCGGTGGGGGAATATTGCGCGACGTGTTGGTGAACGAAGTTCCGCTGCTGCTCCACAGGGATCTCTACGCAATCCCCGCGCTCCTGGGGTCGGCGCTGGTGGTCGTGTCGAGTGAACTCGGGTCCGGTCCGAACGCCGCTCTGATCGCGGGCACGGCGCTGGCCTCGGTTCTCCGTCTGCTCGCGCTCTGGCGAAAGTGGAGCCTGCCGGGACCGCGCATCGTGGAGTGA
- a CDS encoding DUF305 domain-containing protein has protein sequence MRTTHAAFIAAAAGAALVLAGCGTDSSDPSSSGASSTSHSLSISAEAGSGAEAQFNDADVTFLRGMYPHHAQAVQMAEMVDDRTDNAELLALAQRIAAAQAPEMDQITGLLAQSGNPAPTSTGHEGMDHGSGDGMMSEDDMSTLMGMSGPEFDRMWLTMMIEHHEGAVEMADTELAEGENPDAKQLATGIVSAQQREIAEMQAMLG, from the coding sequence ATGCGTACCACCCATGCAGCTTTCATTGCCGCGGCGGCCGGCGCCGCGCTCGTCCTCGCCGGCTGCGGCACCGACTCGTCCGACCCGAGCAGTTCGGGCGCCTCGTCGACGTCCCACTCCCTGTCGATCTCGGCCGAGGCCGGCAGCGGGGCCGAAGCACAGTTCAACGACGCCGACGTCACGTTCCTGCGCGGCATGTATCCGCATCATGCGCAGGCGGTGCAGATGGCCGAGATGGTCGACGACCGCACCGACAACGCCGAACTGCTGGCGCTCGCCCAGCGGATCGCGGCCGCTCAGGCACCGGAGATGGATCAGATCACCGGGTTGCTCGCTCAGTCGGGTAACCCCGCTCCGACGTCCACCGGTCACGAAGGGATGGACCACGGGTCGGGCGACGGAATGATGTCCGAAGACGACATGTCCACCTTGATGGGCATGTCGGGGCCCGAGTTCGACCGGATGTGGCTGACGATGATGATCGAGCACCATGAGGGCGCCGTCGAGATGGCCGACACCGAACTGGCGGAGGGCGAGAATCCCGATGCCAAGCAACTCGCCACCGGCATCGTGAGCGCTCAGCAGCGGGAGATTGCCGAGATGCAGGCGATGCTCGGCTAG
- a CDS encoding sensor histidine kinase encodes MAVPFHRTADKPGLPGHEPHATGRYHTGPIQLPPEMRPPMPLTRSVSLRWRVTLLAASVVAIAVAVMAIAAYAVVSRALYADVDNQLRTRASALIDSNLVTFDPRYIAGATLYTTDISVALIFPDLDTYTPPGSSVPIGEPELAVARGEEGTSLRTAENQRVLAERTQDGSTLVIAQRLAPTGAVLDRLAWVLFVVGGCGVVLAAVAGTTVGRTGLRPIARLTAATERVARTDDLTPMPVTGNDELARLTESFNTMLRALAESRERQSRLVADAGHELRTPLTSLRTNMELLIASSRPGAPHIPDEDMAELRTDVVAQIEELSTLVGDLVDLAREDAPETVFERVDLSEVVERCLERARRRRNEIDFTAVTVPWFVYGDHAGLSRAVLNVLDNAAKWSPTGEQVRVMMKPAGEGLLELTVDDAGPGIPEEDRELVFDRFYRSMASRSMPGSGLGLAIVRQVVVKHGGTIAVDVSERGGALIRIVLPGEPESE; translated from the coding sequence ATGGCTGTGCCGTTCCACCGAACCGCCGACAAGCCGGGGTTGCCGGGGCACGAACCGCATGCCACCGGCCGCTACCACACCGGACCGATTCAGCTGCCGCCGGAGATGCGTCCACCGATGCCGTTGACGCGGTCGGTGTCGCTGCGCTGGCGTGTCACGCTCCTCGCGGCGTCGGTAGTGGCAATAGCGGTGGCCGTGATGGCGATCGCCGCCTACGCGGTGGTGTCCCGGGCGCTCTACGCGGACGTCGACAACCAGCTGCGTACGCGCGCATCGGCGTTGATCGACAGCAATCTGGTGACGTTCGACCCGCGCTACATCGCGGGTGCGACGCTGTACACGACGGACATCAGTGTGGCGCTGATCTTCCCGGACCTCGACACGTACACGCCGCCCGGTTCGAGTGTTCCCATCGGCGAGCCCGAGTTGGCGGTCGCCCGTGGTGAGGAGGGCACGTCGCTGCGTACTGCCGAGAACCAGCGGGTGCTGGCCGAGCGCACCCAGGACGGCAGCACCCTGGTGATTGCCCAGCGCCTCGCACCGACCGGTGCGGTGCTGGACCGACTGGCGTGGGTGCTGTTCGTGGTCGGTGGGTGCGGTGTCGTTCTCGCGGCGGTCGCCGGAACGACGGTGGGACGCACCGGGCTCCGGCCGATCGCGCGGCTCACCGCGGCCACCGAGAGGGTGGCGCGCACCGATGACCTGACCCCCATGCCGGTGACGGGTAACGACGAACTCGCGCGGCTGACCGAGAGTTTCAACACGATGCTCCGGGCGCTGGCCGAATCACGTGAGCGCCAGAGCCGGTTGGTGGCGGACGCCGGTCACGAACTGCGGACACCGCTCACCTCGTTGCGGACCAACATGGAATTGCTGATCGCGTCGAGCCGCCCTGGCGCCCCGCACATTCCGGACGAGGACATGGCCGAACTGCGCACCGACGTGGTAGCGCAGATCGAGGAGCTGTCCACCCTGGTGGGCGATCTCGTCGATCTCGCCCGCGAGGATGCGCCCGAGACGGTGTTCGAGCGCGTCGACCTCAGTGAGGTGGTGGAACGCTGCCTCGAGCGGGCGCGCCGCCGCCGCAACGAAATCGACTTCACCGCCGTCACCGTTCCGTGGTTCGTCTACGGCGATCACGCCGGGTTGTCCCGGGCGGTATTGAACGTGCTCGACAACGCGGCCAAGTGGAGTCCCACCGGTGAGCAGGTGCGTGTGATGATGAAGCCTGCCGGCGAGGGACTGCTCGAGCTGACGGTGGACGACGCCGGCCCCGGCATCCCCGAGGAAGACCGCGAGCTGGTGTTCGACCGCTTCTACAGGTCCATGGCGTCGCGCTCGATGCCCGGCTCGGGATTAGGGCTCGCCATCGTGCGGCAGGTAGTCGTCAAGCACGGAGGCACCATTGCCGTGGACGTCTCCGAGCGGGGCGGTGCACTCATCCGCATCGTTCTTCCCGGGGAACCGGAGTCGGAATAA
- the mrf gene encoding ribosome hibernation factor-recruiting GTPase MRF, whose amino-acid sequence MTIVIERVLVSEIHRTPLVLVSGWSGPTDTVARSLLRDDTVVVHHDLDLVHEGVVRRTVTTMESGRERTRVGILELAHGCISCTLREDLLPLLRRLHARSSVQRIVLHLDRRLEPEAVCWAIEHVVVSGVVGQLDGTASRDVRVEAVITCIDAQSWLDDATGDEALDDDRTVAQVAVGQVDFADALVVSGSAGDGWQQARLHAVLARLAPGAPIAWDVDGLDVERLLMEIPSGARRGELTNAHSPLLRGQPPLSHDCGVMIVEFSANRPFHPERLHEAIDVLLDGVVTARGRVWVATQPDEALWLESAGGGLRVASADRWLAAMTPAEQDQLPTARRAMAALCWDERFGDRHSSMVVLVHAADPSDIDRALQWALVTDEELADEAAWESWPDPFGQFHEDPCDSSESPYAEPDSSREGHE is encoded by the coding sequence ATGACAATCGTTATCGAAAGGGTGCTCGTGAGTGAGATTCACCGGACGCCGCTCGTCCTGGTATCCGGATGGAGCGGCCCCACCGACACCGTCGCGCGGTCGCTGCTCCGTGACGACACCGTGGTCGTGCATCACGACCTCGACCTCGTGCACGAAGGCGTCGTGCGGCGCACCGTCACCACGATGGAGTCGGGGCGAGAGCGCACCCGCGTCGGAATCCTCGAGCTCGCGCACGGCTGTATCTCCTGCACACTCCGGGAAGACCTGCTCCCGTTGCTCCGCCGCCTTCATGCGCGCAGCTCCGTGCAGCGCATCGTGTTGCACCTCGACCGCCGGCTCGAACCCGAGGCCGTGTGCTGGGCAATCGAGCACGTGGTGGTGTCCGGGGTGGTCGGCCAGCTTGACGGAACCGCCTCACGCGATGTCCGTGTCGAGGCCGTGATCACGTGCATCGACGCCCAGTCGTGGCTCGACGACGCGACCGGCGACGAGGCTCTTGACGACGACCGGACCGTCGCGCAGGTCGCCGTCGGTCAGGTCGACTTCGCCGACGCCCTGGTGGTGTCGGGCAGCGCCGGCGACGGGTGGCAGCAGGCCAGGCTCCACGCCGTCCTCGCGCGGCTCGCTCCCGGCGCACCGATCGCCTGGGACGTCGACGGACTCGACGTCGAGCGGTTGCTCATGGAAATCCCCTCGGGTGCCCGGCGCGGCGAGCTGACGAACGCCCACTCACCTCTGCTGCGGGGGCAGCCTCCGCTGTCGCACGACTGCGGGGTCATGATCGTCGAGTTCTCGGCGAACCGGCCCTTCCACCCCGAGCGACTGCACGAGGCCATCGACGTTCTTCTGGACGGTGTGGTCACGGCGCGCGGCCGGGTGTGGGTCGCCACGCAGCCCGATGAGGCGCTGTGGCTCGAATCCGCCGGTGGGGGACTGCGGGTGGCGAGTGCGGATCGATGGCTGGCCGCGATGACCCCGGCCGAACAGGACCAACTCCCCACGGCGCGGCGAGCGATGGCGGCCCTGTGCTGGGACGAACGGTTCGGCGACCGGCACAGCTCGATGGTGGTTCTGGTGCATGCTGCCGACCCCAGCGACATCGACCGGGCGCTCCAGTGGGCGCTGGTCACCGACGAAGAACTCGCCGACGAGGCCGCGTGGGAGTCGTGGCCCGACCCGTTCGGCCAGTTCCACGAAGACCCCTGCGACAGCAGCGAATCACCGTACGCAGAACCCGACAGCTCGAGAGAGGGACACGAATGA